From Nitrososphaerota archaeon:
ATGCTAAACTTGTTGCAATAGCAGACATAAATGAAGAAAGAGGAAAAGAAGTAGCTAAAAAATATAATACAAAATGGTATAAAGACTATAATGATATGCTTAAAAAAGAAGATATAGATGCAGTAATCATTGCCACTCCTGATGATCTTCACTTAGATCCTGCAATTGCAGCTGCTGAAGCTGGAAAGCATATGTTAATAGAAAAACCATTAGCAACAAATGTAAAAGATGCAGAAGAAATAATAAAATATGCAAAGAAGAATGGAGTAAAATTAATGGTAGGGCACACTCTTAGGTTTTTTCCTGAATACGTGGCTATTAAAGAAATGATTGAAAGAGGAGAAATAGGG
This genomic window contains:
- a CDS encoding Gfo/Idh/MocA family oxidoreductase, with amino-acid sequence MTGKIKIGVIGAAGFIGEVHTRAAFEIPNAKLVAIADINEERGKEVAKKYNTKWYKDYNDMLKKEDIDAVIIATPDDLHLDPAIAAAEAGKHMLIEKPLATNVKDAEEIIKYAKKNGVKLMVGHTLRFFPEYVAIKEMIERGEIGEIIQIWTRRNSRVDRARRLKGRVSSVFFFGIHDIDFIRWCVNDEIKRVYAVANKKLLKEINVEDTILALLKFKNGCIASLEN